The region CAGATTGATTAGTGAGAGTCTGAATAGTTGTGATCCTGGACCAAATAATGTTGGGGACTTTAAGGCTCATATTGACCCCACCTGGCCCACCACAGCTTCCGACCAGATCCATTCTGTTCCTTGGGGACTTCGTCGTTTATTGAACTACATCTCTATAGAGTACACGTCCATTTTAAAGGTGCCCATTTACATCACAGGAAATGGAATGCCCACTGAGTACAGTGGTGATGTGCTCAATGACACTGAACGTGTTGACTTCCTCAAAGCCTACATTAATGAGGCAATGAAAGGTAATCACCATAAGGGTAAAAATAATTGGCAAACATTTAGTGAAATTCATAGTATACGCTATTTGTGATAACACAGTTCTTGTCCAAATTAATAACTATGTACTGTAGTCAAATAAATGTACCATGTAAAGCTCACTAACTTGTTCTTTCTGTCCAAACAGCTGTGCTTTTGGATAATGTTGTGGTCCAAAGATTTACTGTACAGTCTCTAATGGATGGATTTGAGGGTCCACAAGGTTACAGTCATCGATTTGGATTGCACTATGTGAACTTTGAAGAATCCAACAGGCCAAGAACGCCCAAAATATCAGCATATTACTATTCAAAAGTGATTGAGAGAAATGGCTTTCCTGAGAGTGCAGCAAACCCTAATATGCAAATTTATGGAAATAGAATTGATAGCACTAGGCTTCCTAGCCAACCACCATCTGATGTTCCTTCAAAATCCAAGGTTGTATGGGAAAAGTTCTCCTCTCAGACAAATTTTCAGAAACAACTTTATCATTATGGAACATTTCCAGAGGGTTTCCATTGGGGTGTCTCTTCCTCAGCATATCAGGTTGAAGGTGGGTGGAATGCAGATGGAAAGGGACCAAGTGTTTGGGACACTTTCACTCAAAAACCCGGTAATATCCCAAACAATGGCAATGGTGATGTGGCATGTGACAGCTACTATAAAATAGATGAAGATCTATACATGTTGAGAGCTCTAAACGTGAAGACATATAAATTCTCTTTGTCATGGTCTCGAATATTTCCCAATGGTTATATATCTTCAATTAACCAGAAGGGGGTTGAGTACTACAACAGGCTCATAGATGGTCTCatagaaaataatatcacaccCATGGTGACTCTCTACCATTGGGACCTTCCACAAGCTTTGCAGAACATCAACGGCTGGGAAAACCCTGAGATGATTGACATTTTCAATGAATATTGTGACTTCTGCTATGCAACATTTGGAGACAGGGTGAAGTTTTGGATAACGATTAATGAACCTCATACAATTGCATGGTCGGGATATGGGCTGGGCCGAATTCCACCTAATGTAATGCAACCTGGATATGCTCCATACAGGGTTGCACACAACCTGCTGAAAGCTCATGCAAAAGCATATCACACATATGATGAGAAATACAGGTTGACCCAGGGTGGAATAATATCCATTAGTCTGAATGCTGAATGGGCAGAACCCCTAGATGTGAACATCCCTCGAGAGGTGGTGGCTGCTGATCGAGCCCTCCAGTTCCAGCTTGGCTGGTTTGCACATCCCATCTTTAAAAATGGCGACTACCCCGATGCCATGAAATGGCAGGTTGGCAACAAGAGTGAACTTCAAGGCTTGACAGAATCCCGATTGCCTTCTTTAACTGATGAAGACAAAGCCTATATCCAGGGCACAGCTGATGTATTCTGCATTAACACATACACTACCAAAGTTGTACATCATGTGACGAGGAGCCTTTCTCCTGAGTCTTATGAGACTGATCAGGACATTGGGAAGGAAGAGGCTAGTGGATCTCAAAACACAGCCATTGAGGACCAGAAAGCTTTTCCTTGGGGTCTGAGAAGGATTCTCAATTGGATAAAAGAGGAATATGGAGACCCAGATGtttttttaacagaaaatggAGCAGCCACATATGATCAGCCAGTGATTGACGACACAGACAGGATTTTCTTCCACAAGACCTATATTGTAGAGGCCTTGAAAGgtaactatttgaaaaagtattcACAATTTTGCTCATCTGTAAATTTGTTGCAATTGAAAAAGGTTATAATCATAAGATTGTTATATTCAGTTAGAATATTTTGATGttcactctaaaataaaatatatttaggaCATACTATACATAAGAGGTTAAAGATGTTGCTGTTTTCTCTTCCACTCATGCAAGCACAAAACCTGGATGGAGTGAAGTTAAAGGGATACATTGCTTCTTCACTGATGGATTCATTTGAGTGGTTGAATGGTTACGAACTTAGCTTTGGCCTTCATCACGTGGACTTTAGCCAGTCCAGCCGCCCAAGAACACCAAAACGCTCTGCTCACTACTACTACAACGTTATTAGAGACAATGGATTTCCCCTGACAGATCTGGAGAAAACTATGTATGGTAACTTCCGTGAAGACTTTGTTTGGAGTGTCTCAACAGCTTCTTTTCAGGTGACCCATACTGTATTATCCctatttatgtaaataaactgttcAAATAAACAAAGTATTTCTTACATTGTATCCTTACATTTCAGATTGaaggaggctggagagcagatgGGAAAGGTTTGAGTATCTGGGACAAGTTTGCACATACACCGGATAAAGTGAAAAATGACGACAACGGTGACATTGCTTGCGACAGCTACAATAGGATTGATGATGGATGTGGACATGCTCAAGCAATTAAAGGTCACTCACTATCGCCTCTCCATATCATGGCCAAGAGTTTTACCTGATGGAACCACAAAGACCATAAATGAACCAGGACTGAATTACTATCACAGGCTGATAGATGCGCTTTTGGCAGCAAACATTCAACCACAGGTGGGCAGTTAAGAGTTGTCTTGCAGTTAttctatattttgttatttattataaagTATATGTAGTGCTGTTCTACCTACTTTTACCCATCACACTCTACTTTTCTCTCAGGTGACCCTGTATCACTGGGATCTTCCTCAGGCACTTCAAGACGACTTTGGTGGCTGGGAAAATGATACTATCATCCAGATGTTTAAAGAATATGCTGATGTTATGTTCAGTAACCTTGGACACAAAGTAAagttttggattacttttaatgAGCCTTCTATCGTGGCCAACTTGGGATATGGCTATGGTAATTTTGCACCAGGTAtggaaacgtttttttttttgtaattcagaatatggatatattatttttgtaacagTATAGGAAATTTTCATAAAATGCAACACAATatttgtaaacaaaataaaataaaatgaaaaatgaattaaaaagtaAATGGCATCCCTGAAAGTTCCCTCTTTTATCCTCCAAAGGTATCAGTGGAAAACCAGGTACATTACCATACATTGTAGCTCATAACATAATAAAGGCCCACGCTGAAGCCTGGCACCTATACAATGACAAGTACCGTGCAACACAAGGTGGAACCATTGGTATCACATTAAATTCTGACTGGTCAGATCCCAGAAACCCTTATAAACAAGAAGACATGGATGCATCAAGACGCTACCTAGCGGTAATAATGCAGTGTCTAGTCTAGCAAATCTTTACAAATTCT is a window of Xyrauchen texanus isolate HMW12.3.18 unplaced genomic scaffold, RBS_HiC_50CHRs HiC_scaffold_783, whole genome shotgun sequence DNA encoding:
- the LOC127642740 gene encoding LOW QUALITY PROTEIN: lactase/phlorizin hydrolase-like (The sequence of the model RefSeq protein was modified relative to this genomic sequence to represent the inferred CDS: inserted 1 base in 1 codon; deleted 1 base in 1 codon), translated to MRFIWILVALCLVHCCGGQEHGFMLLAGPLTNRFIKDLSLNHFDSQTTPLEPSAEEDVFNCRSPLPQQSREYFLYLQKRGVNHFKVPLSWFHILPNGDPNQLHEDTVTCYKTLVNQMIEAGIKPLLVLHRSAVPEPFRTRYGGWENPLLVKMFQQYAGFVFTTFGDLADTFVTFSHLHELHDEVQLQNALQSHANVYKIYHDMFPGKVWEIFGSQSVADRDQFQNGSFPNNFQWSVSSESFKVEGGWSEHGKGETIWDRFSHEGNVFDNQTTDLACDSYHKMDYDVYMLRGMLSPNYQFSISWARIFPTGHKESLVEXGAAYYDKLINTLLQSGVEPSVTLYHWDLPQALQDQGGWTNDFIVEAFKEFADFCFSRYGDRVKTWNTFGSPWVVSNLGYGTGQHPPSIKDPIVASYQVTHNILKSHAEAWHIYNDKYRNVQGGKVGIALNSDWAEPKNPASVQDIEAAEHYLNFMLGWFAHPIFVNGDYPTVLKDQIEKKKALCGKELARLPVFTEAEKQRIQGTADFFGLNHYTSRLISESLNSCDPGPNNVGDFKAHIDPTWPTTASDQIHSVPWGLRRLLNYISIEYTSILKVPIYITGNGMPTEYSGDVLNDTERVDFLKAYINEAMKAVLLDNVVVQRFTVQSLMDGFEGPQGYSHRFGLHYVNFEESNRPRTPKISAYYYSKVIERNGFPESAANPNMQIYGNRIDSTRLPSQPPSDVPSKSKVVWEKFSSQTNFQKQLYHYGTFPEGFHWGVSSSAYQVEGGWNADGKGPSVWDTFTQKPGNIPNNGNGDVACDSYYKIDEDLYMLRALNVKTYKFSLSWSRIFPNGYISSINQKGVEYYNRLIDGLIENNITPMVTLYHWDLPQALQNINGWENPEMIDIFNEYCDFCYATFGDRVKFWITINEPHTIAWSGYGLGRIPPNVMQPGYAPYRVAHNLLKAHAKAYHTYDEKYRLTQGGIISISLNAEWAEPLDVNIPREVVAADRALQFQLGWFAHPIFKNGDYPDAMKWQVGNKSELQGLTESRLPSLTDEDKAYIQGTADVFCINTYTTKVVHHVTRSLSPESYETDQDIGKEEASGSQNTAIEDQKAFPWGLRRILNWIKEEYGDPDVFLTENGAATYDQPVIDDTDRIFFHKTYIVEALKAQNLDGVKLKGYIASSLMDSFEWLNGYELSFGLHHVDFSQSSRPRTPKRSAHYYYNVIRDNGFPLTDLEKTMYGNFREDFVWSVSTASFQIEGGWRADGKGLSIWDKFAHTPDKVKNDDNGDIACDSYNRIDDDVDMLKQLKVTHYRLSISWPRVLPDGTTKTINEPGLNYYHRLIDALLAANIQPQVTLYHWDLPQALQDDFGGWENDTIIQMFKEYADVMFSNLGHKVKFWITFNEPSIVANLGYGYGNFAPGISGKPGTLPYIVAHNIIKAHAEAWHLYNDKYRATQGGTIGITLNSDWSDPRNPYKQEDMDASRRYLAFFLGWFANPIFKGDYNDIMKTEIRERSLAQGFSKSRLPEFTPDEVKRINGTYDFFGLNQYTAVLAFKIDYNTDDVSYDADRGVGLVSDRLWMESGSSWLRITPSGFRNILNFIKEEYGNPPIYVTENGVSERGPIDLNDEHRVFYFENYINQALKAYLVDGVDLRGYTAWSLMDNFEWASGYDERFGLFFVNRSDPSLPRTPKASVKSYATIVSCNGFPNPEDGPHSCLNS